One genomic region from Gossypium hirsutum isolate 1008001.06 chromosome D13, Gossypium_hirsutum_v2.1, whole genome shotgun sequence encodes:
- the LOC107942950 gene encoding protein PHOX1 — translation MGKHSVKNKKQTGKAVHSNVTSPKRNDSDLAVFVSMSRELKEEGNKLFQRRDHEGAMVKYEKALELLPKNHMDVCHLRSNMAACYMQMGSSEYPRAIRECNLALEVTPNYSKALLKRARCYEALNRLELAFRDVNTVLNMEPNNVMALEISERVQSTLEKRGLQVNHTVIELPPEYVEHPSASKVVKEKTKKKNKKIDKARVGQIQEKKVDENMNEKKAEDKRVVEEIISSKMEEESKKNVKLIFGEDIRCTRLPLNCSLVQLREIIHDRFPSSRAVLVKYRDEEGDLVTITSGEELRLAEISAVSRGSMRLYVVEVNSDQDPFFERFKHEEVHNLENGEAGKAMEARQDSCCIDDWIIEFARLFKNHVGFDSDAYLNLHELGMKPYSEAMEDTVTSEEAQHHFGSAAEKFREMTALALFNWGNVHMSRVKKRVYFTNNGSRESVLKQIKTTYDWAQLEYTKASKSYEEALRIKPDFYEALLALGQQQFEQAKLSWSYAISNNVNLETWPSKKVLQLYNNAEENMEKGMLMWEELQVQGLRELSKPNEEQNQIMGLDGLFKDISADEVAEQAFTMSAQINVLWGAILYERSIMEFKLGLPLWQECLEVAVEKFELAGASTMDIAVMVKNHCSNNNAPEGLGFTIDEIMQAWNETYEAKKWQSRIPSFRLEPLVQRQVSKNYHA, via the coding sequence ATGGGGAAGCATAGTGTAAAGAACAAGAAGCAAACAGGAAAAGCAGTTCATAGTAATGTTACTAGTCCTAAACGGAATGATTCAGACTTGGCGGTCTTCGTATCGATGTCTCGAGAATTGAAGGAAGAAGGGAACAAACTGTTTCAGAGGAGGGATCATGAAGGGGCAATGGTGAAATACGAAAAGGCGCTCGAATTGCTTCCGAAGAATCACATGGATGTATGCCATCTAAGGAGCAATATGGCTGCCTGTTATATGCAGATGGGATCGAGTGAGTACCCTAGGGCGATTCGTGAATGTAATTTGGCTTTAGAGGTAACACCGAATTATAGTAAAGCGTTACTAAAGAGGGCAAGGTGTTACGAGGCTTTGAATCGGTTGGAATTAGCGTTTAGAGATGTTAATACGGTTTTGAACATGGAACCAAATAATGTTATGGCGTTGGAGATTTCAGAAAGAGTACAAAGTACACTTGAGAAAAGAGGGTTACAGGTGAATCATACCGTGATTGAATTGCCTCCGGAATACGTTGAACATCCTAGTGCTTCAAAAGTTGTTAAAGAGAAAACCaagaagaagaacaagaagaTTGATAAAGCTCGTGTGGGCCAAATTCAGGAGAAGAAGGTTGATGAAAATATGAATGAAAAGAAGGCCGAGGATAAACGGGTCGTAGAGGAGATAATCAGTAGTAAAATGGAAGAAGAATCAAAGAAGAATGTGAAGTTGATTTTCGGTGAAGATATAAGATGCACTCGGTTGCCACTTAATTGCAGCCTTGTGCAACTAAGGGAAATTATTCATGATCGATTTCCTAGCTCGAGAGCAGTTCTTGTCAAATACAGAGACGAAGAAGGCGATTTAGTTACAATCACGAGTGGTGAAGAACTGAGATTGGCTGAAATATCAGCAGTATCACGGGGTTCCATGAGGCTGTATGTTGTAGAAGTAAATTCCGACCAGGATCCATTCTTTGAAAGATTCAAGCATGAGGAAGTTCACAATCTTGAGAATGGGGAAGCTGGAAAGGCTATGGAAGCAAGACAAGATTCATGTTGCATCGATGACTGGATAATCGAGTTTGCCCGACTGTTCAAGAACCATGTTGGTTTTGATTCAGATGCATACTTGAATCTTCATGAACTTGGTATGAAGCCATATTCCGAGGCCATGGAGGATACAGTTACAAGCGAAGAGGCTCAGCATCATTTCGGCAGCGCAGCTGAGAAATTCCGAGAGATGACTGCATTAGCATTGTTCAACTGGGGAAATGTTCATATGTCCCGGGTGAAGAAGAGGGTGTACTTCACGAACAATGGCTCGAGAGAATCTGTACTCAAGCAGATCAAAACTACCTATGATTGGGCGCAATTAGAATATACCAAAGCAAGTAAGAGTTACGAGGAAGCACTGAGGATCAAACCTGATTTTTACGAAGCTCTTCTAGCTCTTGGGCAACAACAGTTTGAACAGGCAAAGCTTTCTTGGTCTTATGCAATTAGCAACAATGTTAATCTTGAAACTTGGCCTTCCAAGAAAGTCCTGCAACTTTATAACAATGCTGAGGAAAACATGGAAAAGGGCATGCTGATGTGGGAGGAATTACAAGTGCAAGGCCTACGTGAGCTTTCCAAACCGAATGAGGAACAAAATCAAATAATGGGATTGGATGGTTTATTCAAAGATATATCGGCAGACGAGGTTGCAGAGCAGGCTTTCACAATGAGTGCTCAGATAAATGTTTTATGGGGTGCCATTCTTTACGAACGCTCGATCATGGAATTCAAACTAGGGTTACCTCTTTGGCAAGAATGTTTGGAAGTGGCTGTTGAGAAATTTGAACTTGCTGGAGCTTCAACTATGGATATAGCCGTTATGGTAAAGAACCATTGCTCAAATAACAACGCACCGGAAG
- the LOC107942952 gene encoding protein OS-9 homolog, with translation MRLFITLVAAVLCILCINVFADPVFPSHIAGTFGDSSREPKYKIEFHTEDSPYHPDDGQESVVMPNKDGNNFLCFLPKVGKAKKPVTHQNTSSMIVETEKRVKLKTPDELLEVLKNQCFIRQEGWWSYEFCYQKQLRQLHLEEDKVVQEFVLGVYDEEATAAFNQNLSDISTLKDPRSKDASQRYHAHQYTNGTACDLTNHPRETEVRFVCSEPRAMISSITELSTCKYALTIQCPMLCKHPLFQEERPVWHTINCNILPKDYKDTKVDDPHFTMIIDSDDPSTYSTK, from the exons ATGAGGTTGTTTATTACGTTGGTAGCCGCAGTTTTATGTATCTTATGCATCAATGTCTTCGCCGATCCCGTTTTCCCATCTCATATAG CTGGCACATTTGGCGATAGCTCCCGTGAACCAAAATACAAGATTGAATTTCATACAGAAGATTCGCCCTACCATCCT GATGATGGTCAGGAGTCCGTTGTTATGCCCAATAAAGATGGAAATAACTTTTTATGTTTCTTGCCGAAGGTGGGGAAAGCCAAAAAACCAGTAACCCATCAAAACACTAGTAGCATGATTGTGGAAACTGAGAAACGGGTTAAACTGAAGACACCTGATGAACTACTGGAAGTACTGAAAAATCAATGCTTTATCAGA CAAGAGGGTTGGTGGTCTTATGAATTTTGCTATCAAAAGCAGTTAAGGCAACTACATTTGGAAGAGGATAAG GTGGTTCAGGAATTTGTGTTGGGTGTATATGATGAGGAGGCCACTGCTGCCTTCAACCAGAATCTCTCTGACATCTCCACATTGAAAGATCCTCGCTCAAAAGATGCTTCACAAAG GTATCATGCTCATCAATATACGAATGGAACTGCATGTGATCTTACTAATCATCCCCGAGAAACTGAG GTGAGGTTTGTGTGCTCGGAGCCAAGAGCGATGATTAGTTCAATTACAGAGTTATCCACGTGCAAGTATGCACTAACTATTCAATGCCCAATGCTTTGCAAACACCC ATTATTCCAAGAAGAGAGACCAGTGTGGCACACCATTAATTGCAATATCCTTCCAAAGGATTACAAGGATACCAAGGTTGATGACCCTCATTTTACTATGATCATAGACTCAGATGATCCATCTACATATTCAACCAAATGA